From a single Couchioplanes caeruleus genomic region:
- a CDS encoding FUSC family protein, translating into MQWIRDSARVRPADAAWAFALRAGLAVAFPLVTLTLAGHPSRSGIATFGSFAALYARDAHYRSRGRVVAAAGLGLVACVVLGTLVSLSPSPALPAVVAVSLVGAAATWLAGVFRVGPPAGLMFAFATAVAAAVPARPADVARNAALTAAAAAVAWVIAMAGAAVDRDGPRRLAVARALRRVAAARGVPESPAGLRLRHQAATAVARAWDALPAGHPLEPLVARAESALAATGAEGLERDRDELMRLAGAVPRRGPVPTLRGTASESAEITGRHQAAGLAGPPYRDLLRRSVRSTSLGGPLLVAAARVAAGALVAGALAGSVAHATGMGHAYWASVSAVAVLQGANLLISLHRGVQRAAGTVAGLLVAVAAVAAPGGTWTLVAGIIVAQVAAELLVIRNYGLAMVAVTPLALLVGEMGHPGPPAELLRDRLVQTVLGCVLGLLGAVAVRTRTATRHLEAAIAACTATTARLGAADHAEQAALAPRLARELTVLREAYDVAAGEPGLPPGATQRVLDAERRGRLALARLPVSPAAPSPGPA; encoded by the coding sequence GTGCAATGGATCCGCGACTCCGCCCGCGTACGCCCGGCCGACGCGGCGTGGGCCTTCGCGCTGCGCGCCGGGCTCGCGGTGGCGTTCCCCCTGGTGACGCTGACCCTCGCCGGCCACCCGTCCCGGTCCGGGATCGCGACGTTCGGTTCGTTCGCCGCCCTGTACGCCCGCGACGCCCACTACCGGTCCCGCGGCCGGGTGGTGGCCGCCGCGGGCCTCGGCCTCGTCGCGTGCGTGGTGCTCGGCACGCTCGTGTCGCTCAGCCCGTCCCCCGCCCTCCCGGCCGTGGTCGCGGTGTCGCTCGTCGGGGCCGCTGCCACCTGGCTGGCCGGGGTGTTCCGGGTGGGGCCGCCCGCCGGGCTGATGTTCGCGTTCGCGACCGCCGTGGCTGCCGCCGTACCCGCACGACCCGCCGACGTGGCCCGCAACGCCGCGCTCACCGCCGCCGCGGCGGCCGTCGCCTGGGTGATCGCCATGGCCGGCGCGGCGGTCGACCGGGACGGCCCGCGCCGCCTGGCCGTCGCCCGTGCCCTGCGCCGGGTCGCGGCCGCCCGGGGTGTGCCGGAGAGCCCGGCCGGCCTGCGGCTGCGCCACCAGGCGGCGACGGCGGTCGCCCGGGCCTGGGACGCCCTCCCCGCCGGCCACCCTCTCGAGCCTCTCGTGGCCCGGGCCGAGAGCGCGCTCGCGGCGACCGGCGCCGAAGGCCTCGAGCGGGACCGGGACGAGCTGATGCGGCTCGCCGGCGCGGTTCCCCGGCGCGGGCCGGTGCCCACGCTGCGCGGCACCGCGTCCGAGTCGGCGGAGATCACCGGACGGCATCAGGCCGCCGGTCTGGCCGGTCCGCCGTACCGGGATCTGCTGCGCCGGTCGGTGCGGAGCACGTCGCTGGGCGGGCCGCTGCTCGTCGCGGCGGCACGGGTCGCGGCCGGGGCGTTGGTCGCGGGGGCGCTGGCCGGGTCGGTGGCGCACGCGACCGGGATGGGACACGCGTACTGGGCGTCGGTGTCGGCGGTCGCCGTGCTGCAGGGCGCGAACCTGCTGATCTCCCTGCACCGCGGCGTGCAGCGGGCCGCCGGGACCGTCGCCGGGTTGCTCGTCGCCGTGGCAGCGGTCGCCGCGCCGGGCGGCACCTGGACGCTGGTCGCCGGCATCATCGTCGCCCAGGTGGCCGCCGAGCTGCTGGTGATCCGCAACTACGGGCTCGCCATGGTGGCCGTGACCCCGCTGGCACTGCTGGTGGGCGAGATGGGACACCCCGGCCCACCCGCGGAGCTGCTGCGCGACCGTCTGGTGCAGACCGTGCTGGGATGCGTGCTCGGCCTGCTGGGGGCGGTGGCCGTACGAACCCGTACGGCCACGCGCCACCTCGAGGCCGCGATCGCCGCGTGCACCGCGACCACCGCCCGGCTCGGCGCCGCGGACCATGCCGAGCAGGCCGCGCTCGCGCCCCGGCTTGCCCGGGAGCTGACGGTGCTGCGCGAGGCCTACGACGTCGCGGCCGGCGAGCCGGGCCTGCCACCGGGCGCCACGCAGCGGGTGCTCGACGCGGAGCGGCGGGGGCGGCTGGCCCTCGCGCGGCTGCCGGTCAGCCCTGCAGCGCCGTCGCCAGGCCCCGCTTGA
- a CDS encoding TetR/AcrR family transcriptional regulator C-terminal domain-containing protein encodes MPTSPASTSRERLNRARVLAAAVRVADEGGFDGLTMRRLADRLGVVPMAIYKHVTDKDDLLDGMIDLVFAEVAIPAGGDWRAALHTRASSMRDALLRHPWAVGRMETGTPGPANLRHHNAVLACLRRDAGFSFRAAVHASNLMDAYVYGFALQEKTLAGDIPAEAARRRTAVAQRQPSEIEEYPFLVEVVTELARTGFSFPDEFRFGLDLILDGLARLAPGATEDGPDGRGPEG; translated from the coding sequence GTGCCCACGAGCCCTGCGAGCACGAGCCGCGAGCGGCTGAACCGCGCCCGGGTGCTGGCCGCTGCCGTGCGGGTCGCCGACGAGGGTGGCTTCGACGGGCTCACCATGCGCCGGCTGGCCGACCGGCTGGGCGTGGTGCCGATGGCGATCTACAAGCACGTCACGGACAAGGACGACCTGCTCGACGGCATGATCGACCTGGTCTTCGCGGAGGTCGCGATCCCGGCCGGCGGCGACTGGCGTGCCGCGCTGCACACGCGCGCCTCATCGATGCGCGACGCCCTGCTGCGGCACCCGTGGGCGGTCGGGCGGATGGAGACGGGCACCCCCGGCCCGGCCAACCTGCGCCACCACAACGCCGTGCTCGCCTGCCTGCGCCGCGACGCGGGCTTCTCGTTCCGCGCCGCCGTGCACGCGTCCAACCTGATGGACGCCTATGTGTACGGGTTCGCCCTGCAGGAGAAGACGCTCGCCGGCGACATCCCCGCCGAGGCGGCACGGCGCCGGACGGCCGTCGCGCAACGACAACCGTCGGAGATCGAGGAGTACCCGTTCCTCGTCGAGGTGGTCACCGAGCTGGCGAGGACCGGCTTCAGCTTCCCCGACGAGTTCCGCTTCGGGCTCGACCTCATCCTCGACGGCCTCGCCCGCCTGGCCCCCGGCGCCACGGAAGACGGCCCGGACGGCCGAGGCCCGGAGGGCTAG
- a CDS encoding TetR family transcriptional regulator: MTPPGLRERKKARTRAAIREHALRLFDEQGYAATTVDQIAEAADVSQSTFFRYFPTKEDVVLADDLDPLLVQAVREQPVDLHPVEAIKRGIRQVFAGVSREQRVQERRRQRLIQSVPELRARSLHQYAAAVDLLAAVVAERAGLPGDDFPARVLAGAVIGSLLAALPQGRDEPALDSDEFDAMDRALDLLQAGLPLGPR; encoded by the coding sequence ATGACGCCGCCGGGACTGCGGGAACGCAAGAAAGCCAGGACGCGCGCCGCGATCCGCGAGCACGCGCTGCGGCTCTTCGACGAGCAGGGGTACGCCGCCACGACGGTCGATCAGATCGCCGAGGCGGCGGACGTCTCGCAGAGCACGTTCTTCCGGTACTTCCCGACCAAGGAGGACGTCGTCCTCGCCGACGACCTCGACCCGCTCCTCGTGCAGGCGGTCCGCGAACAGCCGGTGGACCTGCACCCGGTCGAGGCGATCAAGCGCGGCATCCGGCAGGTCTTCGCCGGCGTCAGCCGGGAGCAGCGGGTGCAGGAGCGGCGGCGGCAGCGGCTGATCCAGTCGGTGCCCGAGCTGCGGGCCCGCTCCCTGCACCAGTACGCGGCCGCCGTCGACCTGCTGGCCGCGGTCGTGGCGGAGCGGGCCGGGCTTCCGGGCGACGACTTCCCGGCCCGCGTGCTGGCCGGGGCGGTCATCGGTTCCCTGCTGGCGGCGCTGCCGCAGGGCCGCGACGAGCCCGCGCTGGACAGCGACGAGTTCGACGCCATGGACCGCGCCCTCGACCTCCTGCAGGCCGGTCTGCCGCTGGGCCCGCGCTAG
- a CDS encoding DHA2 family efflux MFS transporter permease subunit: protein MATSNSRWWALAALSLSTIAIGLDSTVLSVALPTLAGDLRATTGDLQWFTTSYLLVLAAALLPAGMLGDRFGRKRMLLGALVLFGTASAACSYATTSGQLVAARAVLGLGAAVIMPLSSAVLTVIFDPKERGRALTVWVTANTLGIPLGPLVGGYLLDHFWWGSVFLINVPLVVAGVVAVALWVPESHGDRKRRFDPLGVLLSTAGLVAVTYGVIEAGERGWTDARAVPTAVAGAVLLGLFGWWQRRAKAPLVDLVLFRSRGFTWGALLATVASFAMFGLLFALPLFFQEIGGNDAFGTGLRLLPVIGGLMVGARIGGKLENRLGAKAVVTAGLLLIAGGLLLGTATGPDSGYGFVAVWITLAGIGLGLTMPPAMNAALGALSHERSGVGSGLIQAMRQVGSAIGVAVLGTVLNSAYRDGVDGAALPDTARDSVSAGVAVARRLGDPGLLDVVRSAFTDGMALTMLVAAAVAMCGAVLSMIFLPGRPARPDDAPEVPRTPLSPPAAAESTV, encoded by the coding sequence ATGGCTACCTCCAATTCACGCTGGTGGGCGCTCGCGGCCCTCTCCCTCAGCACCATCGCGATCGGGCTGGACAGCACCGTGCTGTCCGTGGCCCTGCCGACGCTCGCGGGAGACCTGCGGGCGACGACCGGTGACCTGCAGTGGTTCACCACCTCCTACCTGCTCGTGCTCGCCGCCGCGCTGCTGCCCGCCGGGATGCTCGGCGACCGGTTCGGCCGCAAGCGGATGCTGCTCGGCGCGCTGGTTCTCTTCGGGACCGCGTCGGCCGCGTGTTCGTACGCCACGACCTCCGGCCAGCTCGTCGCGGCCCGCGCGGTGCTCGGGCTCGGCGCGGCGGTGATCATGCCGCTCAGCTCGGCCGTGCTCACCGTGATCTTCGACCCGAAGGAGCGGGGCCGGGCGCTGACCGTCTGGGTCACCGCCAACACGCTGGGCATCCCGCTCGGCCCGCTGGTCGGCGGCTACCTGCTGGACCACTTCTGGTGGGGCTCGGTCTTCCTGATCAACGTGCCGCTGGTGGTCGCCGGCGTCGTCGCGGTGGCGCTGTGGGTCCCCGAGTCGCACGGCGACCGGAAGCGGCGTTTCGACCCGCTCGGCGTGCTGCTGTCCACGGCCGGTCTGGTGGCCGTCACGTACGGCGTCATCGAGGCCGGCGAACGCGGCTGGACCGACGCCCGTGCCGTGCCCACGGCCGTGGCCGGGGCGGTGCTCCTCGGGCTCTTCGGCTGGTGGCAGCGCCGCGCGAAGGCGCCGCTGGTCGACCTCGTGCTGTTCCGCTCGCGGGGCTTCACCTGGGGCGCGCTGCTCGCCACGGTCGCCAGCTTCGCGATGTTCGGCCTGCTGTTCGCGCTGCCGTTGTTCTTCCAGGAGATCGGCGGCAACGACGCGTTCGGCACGGGACTGCGGCTGCTGCCGGTCATCGGCGGGCTGATGGTCGGCGCGCGCATCGGTGGCAAGCTCGAGAACCGGCTCGGCGCCAAGGCCGTCGTGACGGCCGGGCTGCTGCTGATCGCCGGCGGCCTGCTGCTGGGTACGGCCACCGGCCCGGACTCGGGGTACGGCTTCGTCGCCGTCTGGATCACGCTCGCCGGCATCGGCCTCGGGCTGACCATGCCCCCGGCGATGAACGCCGCGCTGGGCGCCCTGTCGCACGAGCGCAGCGGGGTGGGCTCCGGGCTGATCCAGGCGATGCGCCAGGTCGGCAGCGCGATCGGGGTGGCCGTGCTCGGTACGGTGCTGAACTCCGCGTACCGCGACGGGGTCGACGGGGCGGCGCTGCCGGACACGGCCCGCGACAGCGTCTCGGCGGGGGTCGCGGTGGCCCGCCGCCTCGGCGACCCCGGGCTGCTCGACGTGGTGCGTTCGGCGTTCACCGACGGCATGGCCCTGACGATGCTCGTGGCCGCTGCGGTTGCGATGTGTGGCGCCGTACTCTCGATGATCTTTCTTCCGGGCCGGCCGGCGCGACCGGACGACGCGCCGGAGGTCCCCCGCACGCCGCTCTCGCCGCCGGCGGCGGCAGAATCGACGGTATGA
- a CDS encoding amidohydrolase family protein: MTAFATALGLPGLADVHTHFLPERMQRRVWAHFDEAGPLIGREWPIHYRGSAAERVATLGELGVRVFTALAYAHRPGMAADLNTWTLDFAARTPGCLPSATFFPEPSAAQDVRTALERGARIFKLHLQVGGFDPRSAELDEAWGILAETGTPVIVHAGSGPVPHRFTGPGPIGEVLRRHPRLAMIAAHLGAPEYAGFLELAERHERAGLDTTMAFTAFFEDIAPFPRELLPRLRDLGLAGKVLLGSDFPSIPYPYAHQLDALAALGLGDAWLRAVCWYNAARLFDL; encoded by the coding sequence GTGACCGCCTTCGCCACCGCGCTCGGCCTGCCGGGGCTCGCCGACGTGCACACCCACTTCCTGCCCGAACGGATGCAGCGCCGCGTCTGGGCGCACTTCGACGAGGCAGGGCCCCTCATCGGCCGCGAATGGCCCATCCACTACCGCGGCAGTGCCGCCGAACGGGTCGCCACGCTCGGCGAGCTCGGCGTACGGGTGTTCACGGCGCTCGCGTACGCCCACCGCCCCGGCATGGCCGCGGACCTCAACACCTGGACGCTGGACTTCGCCGCCCGTACGCCCGGCTGCCTGCCCAGCGCCACGTTCTTCCCCGAGCCGTCGGCGGCGCAGGACGTCCGTACGGCGCTGGAGCGCGGCGCACGCATCTTCAAACTGCACCTGCAGGTCGGCGGCTTCGACCCGCGCAGCGCCGAGCTGGACGAGGCCTGGGGAATCCTCGCCGAGACCGGCACCCCGGTGATCGTGCACGCCGGCTCCGGCCCGGTCCCCCACCGCTTCACCGGCCCCGGCCCGATCGGCGAGGTGCTGCGCCGCCACCCCCGGCTCGCCATGATCGCCGCGCACCTCGGCGCCCCGGAGTACGCGGGCTTCCTCGAGCTCGCCGAGCGCCACGAGCGCGCCGGCCTCGACACGACCATGGCGTTCACCGCGTTCTTCGAGGACATCGCCCCGTTCCCGCGCGAGCTGCTCCCCCGGCTGCGCGACCTCGGGCTCGCCGGCAAGGTCCTGCTGGGCAGCGACTTCCCGAGCATCCCGTACCCGTACGCCCACCAGCTGGACGCGCTGGCCGCCCTCGGCCTCGGCGACGCCTGGCTGCGCGCGGTGTGCTGGTACAACGCGGCCCGTCTTTTCGATCTCTGA
- a CDS encoding PfkB family carbohydrate kinase, with translation MRVVCVGLATVDLVQRVDRLPGPDDKAEALSAEVAAGGPATNAAITAAALGAQVTLVTAVGAHPLGDLIRADLAAHGVTLLDAAPDAHEPPPVSAVTVLDATGGRTIVSRNARGVAVAVPPDLAQTLTTADAVLADGHHPALALAAARSGRPLVLDAGTWRPVFAGLLPHAAIAACSAAFHPPGALGTVPALRALGAERGAITRGPDPVQWWSGDDSGELEVPRVPAVDTAGAGDAFHGALTVAVAGGAELTEALRSAIGVAGIRVQHRGPRSWLAALRG, from the coding sequence GTGCGGGTCGTCTGCGTCGGCCTGGCCACCGTCGACCTGGTCCAGCGCGTCGACCGCCTGCCCGGCCCGGACGACAAGGCGGAGGCGCTGTCCGCGGAGGTCGCGGCCGGCGGCCCGGCCACCAACGCCGCGATCACCGCCGCGGCGCTCGGCGCCCAGGTCACCCTGGTCACGGCGGTCGGCGCCCACCCGCTCGGCGACCTCATCCGGGCAGACCTGGCCGCCCACGGCGTCACGCTGCTCGACGCTGCGCCGGACGCCCACGAGCCCCCACCGGTCTCGGCCGTCACGGTGCTCGACGCGACCGGCGGGCGCACGATCGTGAGCCGTAACGCGCGGGGCGTCGCTGTGGCCGTACCGCCGGATCTCGCGCAGACCCTGACCACCGCGGACGCGGTGCTGGCCGACGGGCATCATCCCGCGCTGGCCCTGGCGGCCGCGCGCAGCGGGCGGCCGCTGGTGCTGGACGCGGGCACGTGGCGGCCGGTCTTCGCGGGCCTGCTCCCCCACGCAGCGATCGCCGCCTGCTCCGCGGCCTTCCACCCACCCGGCGCCCTCGGCACGGTCCCGGCCCTGCGAGCGCTCGGCGCGGAACGCGGAGCGATCACCCGCGGGCCGGACCCGGTCCAGTGGTGGTCGGGCGACGACTCCGGCGAGCTCGAGGTGCCCCGCGTGCCGGCGGTCGACACGGCCGGCGCGGGGGACGCCTTCCACGGCGCGCTGACGGTCGCGGTGGCGGGTGGCGCGGAGCTCACGGAGGCGCTGCGCTCCGCGATCGGCGTCGCCGGCATCCGCGTCCAGCACCGCGGCCCCCGCTCCTGGCTCGCGGCGCTGCGGGGTTAG
- a CDS encoding HIT family protein: MPTIFTKIINGELPGRIVWSDERVAAFLTIAPLTPGHTLVVPRAEVDQWTDLDPDLYAHVMAVSHTIGGALKRAFDAPRIGLIVAGFEVPHAHVHVFPAHDMADFDFGRANSDVPAEDLDAHHQRILAALDR; encoded by the coding sequence GTGCCGACCATCTTCACGAAAATCATCAACGGCGAGCTGCCCGGCCGCATCGTCTGGTCGGACGAGCGGGTCGCGGCGTTCCTGACCATCGCCCCGCTCACCCCCGGCCACACCCTGGTCGTGCCGCGCGCCGAGGTCGACCAGTGGACGGACCTGGACCCGGACCTGTACGCCCACGTGATGGCGGTGAGCCACACGATCGGCGGCGCGCTGAAGCGGGCGTTCGACGCGCCGCGGATCGGGCTGATCGTCGCGGGCTTCGAGGTGCCGCACGCCCACGTCCACGTCTTCCCGGCCCACGACATGGCCGACTTCGACTTCGGCCGGGCGAACTCCGACGTCCCGGCGGAGGACCTGGACGCCCACCACCAGCGCATCCTGGCCGCCCTCGACCGCTAA
- a CDS encoding NADP-dependent oxidoreductase: MTTSTEIRLAARPHGTPVPTDFETVRTEVPQPGPGQLLVRNTLMSVDPYMRGRMDDRKSYVAPYELGKALQGGAVGEVVASEADGFQPGETVLHGLGWREYALVDARSAAKVDPSRAPLGAYLGVLGMPGLTAYAGLLRTAEFKPGDVVFVSSAAGAVGQVVGQLARLKGAARVIGSAGSAAKVAYLRDELGFDAAFDYHDAPVRDQLKAAAPDGIDVYFDNVGGDHLEAAISALTVHGRVCVCGMISVYNATEPVPAPRNLAQVIGKRLTIRGMLVGDHGDLRDQFHTEVAPRVADGSIRYRETVLEGIDQAVEAFLSMLRGDGIGKTLVKLA; this comes from the coding sequence ATGACCACCTCGACCGAGATCCGGCTTGCCGCCCGCCCGCACGGGACGCCCGTGCCCACCGACTTCGAGACCGTGCGGACCGAGGTGCCCCAGCCCGGCCCCGGGCAGCTGCTCGTCCGCAACACGCTGATGAGCGTCGACCCGTACATGCGCGGCCGGATGGACGACCGCAAGTCGTACGTGGCGCCCTACGAGCTGGGCAAGGCGTTGCAGGGCGGCGCGGTCGGCGAGGTCGTCGCATCGGAGGCGGACGGGTTCCAGCCCGGCGAGACGGTGCTGCACGGGCTCGGCTGGCGCGAGTACGCCCTCGTCGACGCGCGCTCGGCGGCGAAGGTCGACCCGTCCCGGGCGCCGCTGGGGGCGTACCTCGGCGTGCTCGGGATGCCGGGGCTGACGGCGTACGCGGGCCTGCTGCGCACCGCCGAGTTCAAGCCCGGCGACGTCGTCTTCGTCTCCAGCGCGGCCGGCGCGGTCGGCCAGGTCGTCGGCCAGCTCGCCCGGCTGAAGGGCGCCGCCCGGGTCATCGGCAGCGCCGGCTCGGCGGCCAAGGTCGCCTACCTGCGCGACGAGCTGGGCTTCGACGCGGCGTTCGACTACCACGACGCGCCGGTACGCGACCAGCTCAAGGCGGCCGCCCCGGACGGCATCGACGTCTACTTCGACAACGTCGGCGGCGACCACCTCGAGGCCGCGATCTCGGCCCTGACGGTGCACGGCCGGGTCTGCGTCTGCGGCATGATCAGCGTCTACAACGCCACCGAGCCGGTCCCCGCGCCCCGCAACCTGGCCCAGGTCATCGGCAAGCGCCTGACCATCCGCGGCATGCTCGTCGGTGACCACGGCGACCTGCGCGACCAGTTCCACACCGAGGTCGCCCCGCGGGTGGCGGACGGCAGCATCCGCTACCGCGAGACCGTCCTCGAGGGCATCGACCAGGCGGTGGAGGCCTTCCTGTCCATGCTGCGCGGCGACGGCATCGGCAAGACCCTGGTGAAGCTGGCCTGA